A section of the Chelmon rostratus isolate fCheRos1 chromosome 16, fCheRos1.pri, whole genome shotgun sequence genome encodes:
- the srd5a1 gene encoding 3-oxo-5-alpha-steroid 4-dehydrogenase 1, which yields MDSLLSSIFSSENEELYILDCMAYIMVFMAACTCVTLLFENVPYGRYATSRYGFPVNVRFAWFVQELPAFLVPLCLVVWTSSAKTSLLPNQLLIAMYFCHYVQRSLIYPFFIRGGKPTPFVSFAMAFIFCIYNGYMQIRYLSHYAEYPAYWVTHPCFITGSVLWLVGWLVNVHSDHILRNLRKPGETGYKIPTGGMFEYVSGANFLGEITEWAGFALAAHSVHSSAFAISTAVVLTSRAVAHHKWYLAKFEDYPKSRKALIPFLF from the exons ATGGACTCGCTGCTCTCCAGTATCTTCTCCTCGGAAAACGAGGAGCTGTACATTTTGGACTGCATGGCTTACATTATGGTTTTCATGGCAGCCTGCACTTGCGTTACTTTACTGTTCGAAAATGTCCCATACGGGCGATATGCTACCAGCAGATATGGATTTCCTGTGAATGTCCGGTTTGCCTGGTTCGTGCAGGAGCTGCCTGCGTTCCTGGTGCCTTTGTGCCTGGTGGTTTGGACATCTTCTGCGAAAACCTCACTACTGCCCAACCAGCTGCTCATTGCTATGTATTTCTGCCACTATGTTCAAAG GTCCCTTATTTATCCATTTTTCATCCGAGGAGGTAAACCAACACCATTCGTCTCATTTGCCATGGCCTTTATTTTCTGCATCTATAATGGCTACATGCAGATCAGGTACCTGAGCCATTATGCTGAGTACCCTGCATACTGGGTTACACATCCATGCTTCATCACAG GGTCTGTGCTGTGGTTGGTCGGTTGGCTGGTGAATGTGCACTCTGACCACATCCTGAGGAACCTGAGAAAGCCCGGAGAGACTGGTTACAAGATTCCCACAG GCGGAATGTTTGAATATGTGTCTGGAGCCAACTTCTTAGGAGAGATAACAGAGTGGGCAGGCTTCGCTCTGGCTGCCCACTCTGTTCACAGTTCAGCTTTCGCCATCAGTACCGCAGTGGTCCTCACCAGCAGGGCTGTGGCCCACCACAA ATGGTACCTCGCTAAGTTCGAAGACTACCCCAAAAGTAGGAAGGCGCTGATTCCCTTTCTCTTCTAA
- the nsun2 gene encoding RNA cytosine C(5)-methyltransferase NSUN2, producing the protein MGKRSRQRQKNQTPGRDNRDNAGWGAGYADIVKENKLFEHYYKEQGLVPDGEFEQFMEAMREPLPATIRITGYKSHAKEILHCLKEKYFKDIQELEIDGQKIEAPQPLSWYPDDQAWHTNMSRKIIRKSPLLEKFHQFLVSETESGNISRQEAVSMIPPLLLKIESHHKILDMCAAPGSKTAQLIEMLHADMDVPFPEGFVIANDVDNKRCYLLVHQAKRLNSPCIMVVNHDASCIPTLKIDSDGKKDILFYDRILCDVPCSGDGTMRKNIDVWKKWTTSNSLHLHGLQLRIAVRGVEQLAVGGRMVYSTCSLNPIEDEAVIAALLEKSEGALELADSSADLPGLKWMPGVTSWKLMTKEGQWYSDWSEVPSSRHTQIRPTMFPPKDPEKLASMHLERCMRILPHHQNTGGFFVAVLVKKALMPWNKRYPKLRKDVSSLSAAQTGGSPAALMPTHTPRLPESAVEAGGPEGKVDGEGEKEAPKGASSAQETTDKQDGVCGPPASKKMRLFGYKEDPFVFLTEDDPVFTTIQSFYDLSPSFPKLNVLTRTHEGKKRHLYMVSKELRNVLLNNSERMKVINTGVKVWSRNSDGEEFGCAFRLAQEGIYTLQPYIRSRIIRVSVEDIKVLLTQENPFLSKLEDDAHAQAKKMVMGSIVLKYIPNPNAPAEPQCPIQLCGWRGKTSIRAFVPRNERFHYLRMLGVEVFRDKQGLGQKQGDEGKEEVEKDAEEEGAAENEAELDLENGDKNGSSQPKADSGNQGTSS; encoded by the exons ATGGGGAAAAGAAGCAGGCAGCGGCAGAAAAACCAGACTCCTGGCAGGGACAACAGAGACAACGCT GGCTGGGGAGCTGGCTATGCTGACATTGTCAAGGAGAATAAGCTGTTTGAGCACTACTACAAGGAACAAGGCCTGGTGCCTGATGGAGAGTTTGAACAGTTTATGGAAGCAATGAGGGAACCGCTGCCGGCAACCATCCGCATCACTGGATACAAGAG CCATGCCAAGGAAATCCTCCATTGTCTGaaggaaaaatattttaagGATATTCAAGAGCTGGAGATCGATGGCCAGAAGATTGAGGCTCCACAGCCTCTGAGCTG gTATCCTGATGACCAGGCCTGGCACACTAACATGAGCAGGAAGATCATTAGGAAGTCTCCTCTGCTGGAGAAGTTCCATCAGTTTCTGGTCAGCGAGACTGAGTCG GGTAACATCAGCCGACAGGAGGCTGTCAGTATgatccctcctctcctcctgaagATTGAATCCCACCATAAG ATCCTGGACATGTGTGCAGCTCCAGGGTCGAAGACAGCCCAGCTCATTGAGATGCTCCATGCCGACATGGATGTGCCATTCCCGg AGGGCTTTGTCATCGCCAACGACGTGGACAACAAGCGCTGCTACCTGCTTGTGCACCAAGCCAAACGTCTCAACAGCCCATGCATCATGGTGGTCAACCACGACGCCTCCTGCATCCCCACGCTCAAGATCGACTCCGACGGCAAGAAGGACATCCTCTTCTACGACCGCATACTGTGCGACGTGCCCTGCAG CGGGGACGGCACCATGAGGAAGAACATAGACGTGTGGAAGAAGTGGACGACCAGCAACAGCCTGCACCTCCACGG GCTCCAGCTGCGTATCGCGGTGCGCGGCGTTGAACAGCTGGCTGTGGGAGGGAGAATGGTCTACTCCACCTGTTCACTCAACCCTATAGAGGACGAAGCTGTCATTGCAGCCCTGCTGGAGAAGAGcgaag GAGCACTGGAGCTGGCTGACAGCTCAGCTGATCTGCCAGGGCTGAAGTGGATGCCTGGCGTCACTTCCTGGAAG TTGATGACCAAGGAGGGCCAGTGGTACTCAGACTGGTCTGAGGTTCCAAGCAGTCGTCACACACAGATCCGCCCCACCATGTTCCCGCCGAAAGACCCAGAGAAACTTGCTAGCATGCATCTGGAGAGATG TATGAGGATTCTGCCACATCACCAGAACACTGGAGGTTTCTTCGTGGCCGTGCTGGTGAAGAAAGCCCTGATGCCTTGGAACAAAAGATATCCCAAG CTGAGGAAGGATGTCTCGTCCCTGTCAGCGGCCCAGACTGGAGGCTCCCCGGCAGCCTTgatgcccacacacactccccgCCTCCCCGAGAGCGCGGTGGAGGCGGGAGGGCCGGAGGGAAAAGTAGACggggagggagaaaaggaggcacCCAAAGGAGCTTCCTCTGCCCAGGAGACCACTGATAAACAAGATGGAGTGTGTGG gCCTCCAGCCTCTAAGAAGATGAGGCTGTTTGGTTATAAAGAAGACCCCTTTGTGTTCCTTACTGAAGACGACCCTGTCTTCACCACCATACA ATCTTTCTATGACCTGTCACCCAGCTTCCCCAAGCTGAATGTGCTGACCAGGACCCACGAGGGCAAGAAGCGACACTTGTACATGGTGTCCAAAGAGCTGCGCAACGTGCTGCTCAATAACAGCGAGCGCatgaag GTCATTAACACAGGGGTGAAGGTGTGGTCTCGCaacagtgatggagaggagtTTGGCTGTGCCTTCAGACTGGCTCaggag GGTATCTACACTCTTCAGCCGTACATTCGCTCCAGGATAATCAGAGTGAGTGTGGAGGACATCAAAGTGCTGCTGACACAGGAGAACCCCTTCCTCAGCAAACTGGAGGACGACGCTCACGCTCAGGCCAAGAAAATGG TTATGGGTAGCATTGTGCTGAAGTACATTCCTAACCCAAA TGCCCCAGCGGAGCCTCAGTGTCCCATCCAGCTGTGTGGCTGGAGGGGAAAGACATCCATCCGAGCCTTCGTCCCCCGCAACGAGAGGTTTCATTACCTCCGAATGTTAGGCGTGGAGGTCTTCAGAGACAAACAGGGCCTCGGGCAGAAACAGGGGGATGAAGGCAAGGAAGAGGTGGAAAAGGACGCAGAGGAGGAAGGCGCGGCTGAAAATGAGGCCGAGCTGGACTTGGAGAACGGCGATAAAAACGGATCGTCACAACCAAAGGCCGACAGCGGTAACCAGGGGACGAGCAGCTGA